Proteins from a genomic interval of Pseudophryne corroboree isolate aPseCor3 chromosome 4, aPseCor3.hap2, whole genome shotgun sequence:
- the LOC134911221 gene encoding aquaporin-12-like translates to MASLNIVVAFFVSVVALSQLIRWISKKLLPARIYRCTVSELVSSLQLCACCMELRMLVEIGMWGGGYGPDVVSTLLFLLFVAHGFTFDGASANSAVSLQEFLLKDCPFIDSVFKLASQYAGMEAARFLTKRYWKLELTQFHLIQSMMSEDCSSSLQTTLAQGIFVEALCAFCYHLVLLRFQNTRLLYKVPTTALTVTLLTYAGSPFTSAYFNPVLAYILTFDCSGNTLREYAIVYFGGSLAGMVLALLIYQGNIPQLFQKNLLYSQKSKFRMPKSKTVQPKASSNAPSSPKGTEKKSETRQRKTASVPSKGKSS, encoded by the exons ATGGCTAGCCTGAACATAGTGGTGGCTTTCTTTGTCTCAGTGGTTGCCCTGTCTCAGCTAATCCGCTGGATAAGTAAGAAATTGCTCCCTGCCAGGATTTACAGATGCACTGTCAGCGAACTGGTCAGCTCTCTGCAGCTGTGTGCCTGCTGTATGGAGCTCCGCATGCTTGTGGAGATTGGCATGTGGGGTGGAGGTTATGGTCCTGACGTGGTCTCCACTCTGCTCTTCTTGCTCTTTGTAGCTCACGGCTTCACCTTTGATGGGGCATCCGCCAACTCAGCAGTGTCTCTGCAGGAGTTCCTGCTCAAAGATTGTCCTTTTATAGATTCAGTATTTAAATTAGCATCTCAGTATGCCGGCATGGAGGCTGCCAGGTTCCTGACCAAACGATATTGGAAGTTGGAGCTGACACAATTCCACTTAATCCAATCAATGATGTCAGAAGACTGCAGTTCTTCCCTGCAAACCACCCTTGCTCAGGGCATCTTTGTGGAAGCATTGTGTGCTTTCTGCTATCATCTAGTTCTACTCCGCTTCCAAAACACCAGACTGTTGTACAAGGTGCCTACAACCGCCCTCACCGTCACTTTACTGACATATGCAG GGAGTCCATTCACATCCGCTTACTTCAACCCAGTTCTGGCATACATATTGACGTTCGACTGCTCCGGGAACACACTGCGGGAATATGCTATTGTTTATTTCGGTGGCTCATTAGCTG GTATGGTGCTGGCTCTCCTTATTTATCAGGGAAACATCCCACAACTCTTTCAGAAGAACCTACTGTATAGCCAAAAGAGCAAATTTAGAATGCCAAAATCAAAGACTGTTCAGCCGAAAGCTTCAAGTAATGCTCCATCATCACCAAAGGGCACAGAGAAAAAGTCTGAAACTAGACAGCGGAAAACAGCAAGTGTGCCATCCAAAGGCAAGAGTAGCTGA